The following are encoded in a window of Roseimaritima ulvae genomic DNA:
- a CDS encoding PP2C family protein-serine/threonine phosphatase, with protein MMDTFKHRWHQLPISWQLLVLVNAILFAFVALFLVVDYRVRMGQHLNEKQIALTEEAKTMYESLLVAEPHGDAAIQNLVDNVCARMNTDDSPGHHIAADWRGLPYQAVSHGHDSDTMLLTMRSAAYSTVISSSVTGSLVVGAFTGPAGTVYISEKRSAVVAATRRSLLIQMFAVLLLAGITAFVVSAVLRQLIAKPIQGFVSTLRSVAAGDLSVIARTRSCRELSYLADQINAMTEALDHAQRDHRVHMEKARQIQQNLRPTVNGFVGIDVAELFEPADDVGGDYYDVIPLSDGQYLLCVADVSGHGVPAAMAATLLKAFVSEAAKQSSSPAQILTDVNERYCEYVMMGHFATMTLLVVDPENKRLTYANAGHELPFLQMGSETPVRLNVGDMILGVEDDTHYSEEIIQLGDTARLVIVSDGVTEAFDPSEEQYGTERIERLMNAVKNCNARDLVEAFESSIEVFRKGRKAFDDTTLLVAQLT; from the coding sequence ATGATGGATACATTCAAACACCGATGGCATCAGTTGCCGATTAGCTGGCAATTGCTCGTCCTCGTCAATGCAATTCTATTTGCGTTTGTCGCTCTGTTTCTCGTCGTTGACTACCGCGTGCGGATGGGTCAACATCTGAACGAGAAGCAAATCGCTTTGACCGAAGAAGCCAAAACGATGTACGAATCACTGCTGGTCGCTGAACCTCACGGCGACGCGGCGATTCAAAATTTGGTCGACAACGTCTGCGCTCGAATGAATACCGACGATTCGCCCGGTCACCATATCGCTGCGGATTGGCGAGGGCTTCCGTACCAGGCTGTCTCGCATGGGCATGATTCCGACACAATGCTCCTGACAATGCGGTCGGCTGCTTATTCAACAGTCATCAGTTCAAGCGTCACCGGCTCGCTCGTTGTCGGGGCTTTCACTGGGCCAGCAGGCACTGTCTATATTTCCGAGAAACGTTCGGCAGTCGTTGCCGCAACACGCCGCTCGTTATTGATCCAGATGTTCGCAGTCCTATTGCTGGCAGGGATTACGGCTTTCGTGGTCAGTGCGGTGTTGCGGCAATTGATTGCCAAACCAATTCAAGGCTTTGTTTCGACGCTGCGGAGTGTTGCCGCCGGGGACCTAAGCGTGATTGCACGTACTCGAAGCTGTCGAGAATTGAGTTATCTTGCCGACCAGATCAATGCGATGACCGAGGCGCTGGATCACGCTCAGCGCGACCATCGCGTTCACATGGAAAAGGCACGCCAGATTCAGCAGAACTTGCGACCAACGGTGAATGGGTTCGTTGGAATCGACGTCGCCGAGCTATTCGAGCCGGCCGACGATGTTGGTGGTGACTACTACGACGTGATTCCATTATCCGATGGGCAATATCTACTCTGCGTCGCGGATGTCTCAGGGCATGGCGTGCCGGCCGCGATGGCGGCGACGTTGTTAAAGGCGTTTGTGTCGGAAGCGGCAAAGCAATCGTCCAGCCCTGCCCAAATTCTGACAGATGTTAACGAGCGTTACTGCGAGTACGTGATGATGGGACACTTTGCGACCATGACGCTTCTGGTAGTTGACCCCGAAAACAAACGACTAACCTACGCCAATGCAGGCCATGAATTACCGTTCTTGCAGATGGGAAGTGAAACACCGGTGCGATTGAACGTGGGCGACATGATCTTGGGCGTCGAGGACGATACCCACTACAGCGAAGAAATAATCCAGCTCGGCGATACGGCTCGTTTAGTCATTGTGAGCGACGGAGTGACCGAAGCGTTTGACCCGAGTGAAGAGCAGTACGGAACCGAGCGGATCGAGCGGTTGATGAACGCGGTCAAGAATTGCAACGCACGGGACCTAGTGGAAGCGTTTGAGTCGTCCATTGAGGTGTTCCGCAAGGGCCGTAAGGCGTTCGATGACACCACGCTATTGGTAGCTCAGTTAACTTGA
- a CDS encoding GNAT family N-acetyltransferase, translating to MNTQATRSIRWLAYRVVRRFAIADVCHFYQSPIDAIPRTPTPDSYTIRSCSSNRLRKHASELDYTIPEQDLEMLDAGAAKCIAAFQADSLAGFAWVAFGTISGDMNHDGKPETGLPIQLSDEAAFVFQVLVLPQHRGRRLYAAFLSQMVDELQSEGIRYLVLTTEASNRNALRAVERMQFRKVGQASLFRIGPFRRATYPTLPNDIEFTVGRYVGDDTAARSS from the coding sequence ATGAATACTCAAGCCACACGCTCGATTCGTTGGTTGGCGTATCGAGTAGTCCGGCGTTTTGCGATCGCGGACGTCTGTCACTTCTATCAGTCGCCGATCGACGCGATACCGCGAACGCCAACGCCTGACAGCTACACGATCCGTTCGTGTTCATCCAACCGGCTACGTAAACACGCATCCGAGTTGGACTACACAATCCCAGAGCAGGACTTGGAAATGCTGGACGCCGGTGCAGCCAAATGCATTGCGGCCTTTCAAGCCGATTCTCTCGCCGGATTCGCATGGGTCGCCTTTGGAACCATCTCTGGTGACATGAACCACGATGGCAAGCCCGAAACGGGTCTGCCTATCCAACTCTCCGACGAAGCGGCTTTCGTATTCCAAGTCTTGGTGCTTCCCCAGCATCGAGGCCGTCGGTTATACGCGGCCTTCCTGAGCCAGATGGTCGACGAATTGCAAAGCGAAGGCATCCGATATCTGGTGTTGACTACCGAAGCCTCCAACCGCAACGCGCTACGTGCGGTCGAGCGAATGCAGTTCCGAAAAGTCGGCCAAGCATCCCTCTTTCGCATCGGACCATTCAGGCGAGCAACCTACCCGACGCTTCCAAACGATATCGAATTCACAGTCGGACGGTATGTCGGCGACGATACCGCAGCCCGTTCAAGTTAA